One window of Mediterraneibacter gnavus ATCC 29149 genomic DNA carries:
- a CDS encoding transposase has translation MAKGKYQEWLEPEGLLKIEGWARDGLTDEQIAQNMGVAYSTFRTWRDKYSALSAVLKKNKDVADRQVENSLFERALGGTHEVRKTFKVKEKYYDEHGKLCEKEKLVQATDEVYIPGDTTAQIFWLKNRKPDKWRDKQEYEDRTAIEKLDEILKGMHDNAAKQKTE, from the coding sequence ATGGCGAAAGGTAAATATCAGGAATGGCTAGAGCCGGAAGGCTTGCTAAAAATAGAGGGATGGGCTAGAGATGGTCTAACGGATGAGCAGATTGCTCAGAATATGGGGGTTGCTTATTCGACATTTAGAACGTGGAGGGATAAGTATTCGGCACTTTCGGCAGTCCTAAAAAAGAATAAGGATGTTGCTGACAGGCAAGTAGAAAATTCTTTGTTTGAAAGGGCACTCGGCGGCACTCATGAAGTAAGAAAAACTTTCAAGGTAAAAGAGAAGTATTACGATGAGCATGGGAAATTATGCGAAAAAGAGAAACTTGTACAAGCAACGGATGAGGTATATATACCGGGAGATACAACAGCGCAGATTTTCTGGCTCAAGAACCGGAAACCAGACAAGTGGAGAGATAAGCAGGAATACGAGGACAGAACAGCAATTGAAAAGCTGGATGAAATCTTGAAAGGAATGCATGACAATGCAGCTAAGCAAAAAACAGAATGA
- a CDS encoding terminase large subunit domain-containing protein — translation MQLSKKQNEYIINATHRWNIKSGAVRSGKSFVDTAYIVPKRIRERAGLPGLNVIMGVSKESIERNVLQPMREIYTSDLIGNINNRNVARVCGEDVYCLGAEKVSQVAKIQGASIKYCYGDEIAKWNKEVFQMLKSRLDKTYSCFDGACNPEHPTHWLKEFIDNVELDIYLQKYTIFDNPFLDPEFVKQLCKEYDGTIYYDRLILGLWKRADGAIYKRFADNPEAFKCEIVDEFSPDSEYKQFRKEDITSIEIGLDFGGNQSGHSFVARGYTDNYRDVIALKSRRITAKDEKEDIDSNRLNELFCEFIREVIEQYSVCVKSGDYVQYCNVESVFWDNAETVLGNSIRNAVEKEFPWIAVKPAKKRPINDRIRCTVKLMGAGRFFITSDCESLQTALSDAVWDKEVKDKDERLDDGSTDIDSLDAFEYTIERDMKYLIEEVENV, via the coding sequence ATGCAGCTAAGCAAAAAACAGAATGAATACATCATAAACGCAACTCATAGATGGAATATCAAGTCCGGAGCGGTTCGTTCTGGAAAGTCTTTTGTTGATACTGCTTATATCGTGCCTAAAAGAATCCGAGAGAGAGCTGGACTTCCCGGCTTAAATGTAATCATGGGTGTCTCCAAAGAATCCATAGAGCGAAACGTGCTCCAACCGATGAGAGAGATCTATACCAGCGATCTGATCGGGAACATTAACAACCGGAATGTGGCAAGAGTATGCGGAGAGGATGTCTATTGTCTCGGAGCGGAAAAGGTCAGTCAGGTTGCAAAGATACAGGGAGCGTCCATTAAGTACTGCTATGGTGATGAGATCGCAAAATGGAACAAAGAGGTGTTCCAGATGCTTAAATCCCGTCTCGATAAGACGTACTCCTGCTTTGATGGAGCTTGCAACCCGGAACATCCGACGCACTGGCTCAAAGAGTTCATCGACAATGTAGAGCTGGACATCTATCTCCAAAAGTACACGATATTTGATAATCCATTTCTGGATCCAGAATTTGTTAAGCAACTCTGTAAGGAATATGATGGTACAATCTATTATGACCGCCTCATCCTTGGCTTGTGGAAACGAGCTGACGGGGCGATCTACAAGCGGTTTGCGGACAACCCAGAAGCGTTCAAATGCGAAATTGTGGATGAGTTCTCTCCAGACTCAGAGTATAAGCAGTTCCGAAAGGAAGATATCACATCAATCGAGATCGGCTTGGATTTTGGCGGTAATCAATCCGGCCACTCATTCGTTGCCAGAGGATATACGGATAATTACAGAGATGTAATTGCGCTAAAATCCCGTAGAATTACGGCGAAAGATGAAAAAGAAGACATCGACAGCAATAGGTTGAATGAGTTGTTTTGCGAATTTATCCGAGAAGTAATAGAACAATATTCGGTATGCGTGAAAAGTGGAGATTATGTACAGTATTGCAACGTAGAATCCGTATTTTGGGATAATGCAGAAACAGTCCTCGGTAATTCCATTCGAAATGCAGTAGAAAAAGAATTTCCGTGGATCGCTGTCAAACCAGCAAAGAAAAGACCAATTAACGACAGAATCAGATGCACCGTCAAGCTCATGGGGGCTGGGCGGTTTTTTATTACGAGCGATTGCGAAAGTTTGCAAACGGCTCTTTCTGATGCAGTGTGGGACAAAGAAGTAAAGGACAAAGACGAACGCTTGGACGATGGCAGCACTGACATTGACAGCTTGGATGCGTTTGAGTACACGATCGAACGCGACATGAAATACCTAATTGAAGAGGTGGAAAATGTTTGA
- a CDS encoding phage minor capsid protein, which translates to MNQLREDYKKQLSGQIEKHFLDLEQMILEDIVRRIKKAGKITSTADWQINRLQIIGYSSEDIEKMIKTALNLSYPEVFELYDKVIDWEYVRNKDIYEQVNAEYIPYEDNKELQQLTDGFIRQSNDDLRNVTKSMGFYVDYGGGRLVMTPLSDIYQGYLDQAITGVVYGTFDYNTMIRKVVTQLTKSGLRSIDYASGWHSRVDVAARRAVMTGVSQLTGKISEMNADKLGTEHYEVAWHAGARPSHAVWQGKVWSKEQLVTVCGLGTVTGLLGANCYHEYYPFVKGVSERNWSDSWLAEQNRKESIPKTFNGKEYTLYEARQQQRKMETAMRAQREKAVLLKQGGADPDDVMLAKAKYQGQLGEYTRFCKKMGLQQERERIYYDMRGRVAPVPKRFRRFRK; encoded by the coding sequence GTGAACCAATTGAGGGAAGACTACAAAAAGCAGCTATCCGGACAGATCGAGAAGCATTTTCTTGATTTGGAACAGATGATTCTCGAGGACATTGTTCGCCGGATTAAAAAAGCGGGAAAAATCACAAGCACAGCCGACTGGCAGATTAACCGACTACAGATTATTGGGTACTCTTCTGAGGACATCGAAAAGATGATTAAAACTGCTCTAAACCTGTCCTATCCGGAAGTGTTTGAGCTGTACGACAAGGTAATCGACTGGGAATATGTCCGTAATAAAGACATCTACGAGCAGGTCAATGCAGAATATATCCCCTACGAGGATAATAAGGAGTTGCAACAGCTTACAGATGGATTCATCCGGCAGAGCAATGATGATCTGCGGAACGTCACAAAGTCCATGGGATTTTATGTGGATTATGGCGGCGGTAGGCTCGTTATGACTCCATTGTCCGACATCTACCAAGGATATCTCGACCAAGCTATTACAGGGGTTGTATACGGCACGTTTGACTACAATACCATGATTCGCAAGGTGGTTACTCAACTCACAAAAAGCGGACTCAGAAGCATTGACTACGCTTCTGGGTGGCATAGCAGGGTAGATGTGGCGGCAAGGAGAGCGGTTATGACGGGTGTGTCACAGCTTACCGGGAAAATATCAGAAATGAACGCCGATAAGCTTGGGACAGAGCATTACGAAGTCGCGTGGCACGCCGGAGCGAGACCATCACACGCTGTCTGGCAAGGGAAGGTCTGGTCAAAGGAACAACTTGTTACGGTATGTGGTCTTGGAACAGTCACTGGACTGCTTGGAGCGAACTGCTATCACGAATATTACCCGTTTGTGAAAGGCGTCTCGGAGCGGAATTGGTCTGATTCTTGGCTTGCAGAGCAGAACCGAAAGGAAAGTATACCTAAGACGTTTAACGGCAAGGAATACACCTTATACGAAGCCAGACAGCAACAGAGGAAAATGGAAACCGCTATGAGGGCACAGAGAGAAAAGGCTGTGCTACTAAAACAGGGCGGAGCTGATCCAGACGATGTGATGCTTGCGAAAGCAAAGTATCAAGGACAACTGGGAGAATACACCAGATTTTGCAAGAAAATGGGTCTACAACAAGAAAGAGAGCGCATCTATTACGATATGCGCGGCAGAGTGGCACCCGTACCAAAACGATTTAGGAGGTTTAGGAAATGA
- a CDS encoding CD1375 family protein has translation MAQFLANRIKGGHLTIDDVPESLKEQVQALL, from the coding sequence ATGGCACAGTTTTTGGCAAACAGAATCAAAGGCGGACACTTGACAATTGATGATGTACCGGAGAGCTTAAAAGAACAGGTACAGGCGTTACTTTAG
- a CDS encoding phage scaffolding protein, with product MKTEFLKGLGLEQDVIDKIMAENGKDIAAEKAKTTKAEGERDNYKSQLETTTESLEKFKDVDPTAMQGEIDKLNQQLKDKDAEYAAKEADRIFSDTIKEAIKTAGGRNEKAVMAMLDIDALKGSKNQSEDIKKALETVKESDAYLFGSNEPFMNAVGATGGGADVGGDNMSAIRAAMGLPAEK from the coding sequence ATGAAAACAGAATTTTTAAAAGGACTTGGATTGGAGCAGGATGTCATTGATAAAATCATGGCAGAGAACGGGAAAGACATTGCCGCTGAAAAGGCGAAGACTACCAAAGCAGAGGGGGAGCGTGACAATTATAAGAGTCAGCTTGAGACCACAACGGAATCTTTGGAAAAGTTTAAAGATGTTGACCCAACAGCTATGCAGGGAGAAATTGATAAGCTGAATCAGCAGCTGAAAGACAAGGATGCTGAGTATGCCGCCAAAGAAGCAGATCGCATCTTTTCCGACACGATCAAAGAAGCAATCAAGACAGCCGGGGGACGCAATGAAAAAGCGGTCATGGCTATGCTTGATATTGACGCTTTGAAAGGATCGAAAAACCAGTCTGAGGACATCAAGAAAGCATTGGAAACCGTAAAGGAATCTGATGCTTATTTATTTGGTTCTAATGAACCATTCATGAACGCAGTCGGAGCAACAGGAGGCGGTGCTGATGTTGGCGGAGATAATATGTCAGCAATCAGAGCGGCCATGGGGCTTCCGGCAGAAAAATAA
- a CDS encoding DUF6751 family protein: MITNTDATLYSRKYNSETRLDEWERTYIPEVWWYKNEKSQITTDGLKQADTYTVRIPDTSAEIKKDDYLVKGDCKVDMQTIKDLDGLDKTRVTSVNYNTFGGNPHIKVVGV, from the coding sequence ATGATAACCAACACAGATGCCACGCTTTACAGTAGGAAATATAACTCAGAAACCAGACTGGATGAGTGGGAACGAACCTACATCCCAGAGGTATGGTGGTATAAAAACGAAAAGTCGCAGATCACGACTGATGGATTAAAGCAAGCAGACACCTACACGGTCAGAATCCCGGATACGAGCGCGGAAATCAAGAAAGACGATTACCTTGTAAAAGGTGATTGCAAGGTTGATATGCAGACCATCAAGGACTTGGATGGACTGGATAAGACCAGAGTCACGTCTGTAAACTACAATACTTTTGGCGGCAATCCGCATATTAAGGTGGTGGGAGTGTAA
- a CDS encoding DUF6673 family protein: protein MSRWKFNNFETDIDFTDADFMEKFEDCYEKMVAKSKKVPKVGKVSEITRAQCKVFNDFYDRLFGDGTSEKMFLGKNSMDMRVKAANSLFDLRNSEQSRYNSMVNKYTPNRKARRGANKNR, encoded by the coding sequence ATGAGCCGGTGGAAATTTAATAATTTTGAAACAGACATCGATTTTACAGATGCAGATTTTATGGAAAAATTTGAGGACTGCTACGAGAAAATGGTTGCGAAATCCAAGAAAGTACCGAAAGTTGGAAAAGTGTCCGAGATTACGAGGGCGCAATGCAAGGTTTTTAATGATTTCTATGACCGATTATTCGGAGACGGAACAAGCGAAAAAATGTTTCTAGGGAAAAACAGCATGGACATGAGAGTTAAGGCCGCCAATTCACTGTTTGATTTACGGAACAGCGAGCAGTCCAGATATAACAGTATGGTAAACAAATATACACCAAACAGGAAAGCTAGGAGAGGGGCGAATAAGAACCGATGA
- a CDS encoding Gp15 family bacteriophage protein, whose translation MRIRTDFREYISLLDMLKDKDVKSVDKLLILSEYFLDDIEISQPAIDALCDFMSADFSDGEVSQTGTVRQKNLFSFSIDYPYILSAFLRDYGIDLIDIKYLHWWKFRMLFDGLSEDNEIKKRIMYRGIDLSEVKDPEEKKRIQKIKKLIELKQEELTDFEIGDAFM comes from the coding sequence GTGAGAATCAGAACCGATTTTCGAGAGTATATTTCTCTTTTGGACATGTTAAAAGATAAAGATGTCAAGTCTGTGGATAAGCTGTTGATTTTGAGTGAGTATTTCCTTGACGATATCGAAATATCGCAGCCTGCAATTGACGCATTATGCGACTTTATGAGTGCTGATTTTTCAGACGGAGAAGTCAGTCAAACCGGAACAGTGAGGCAAAAGAATCTTTTTTCTTTTTCCATCGATTATCCCTATATATTATCAGCATTTTTGCGCGATTACGGAATCGACCTGATTGATATTAAATATCTGCACTGGTGGAAATTTCGAATGCTTTTTGATGGATTATCAGAGGACAATGAGATCAAGAAAAGAATTATGTACAGAGGAATTGATCTGAGCGAAGTTAAAGATCCGGAAGAGAAAAAGAGAATCCAGAAAATTAAAAAACTGATCGAGTTAAAACAGGAAGAATTGACTGATTTTGAAATCGGTGACGCTTTTATGTAG
- a CDS encoding tape measure protein → MGYDGSLKFDTEINESGFNSGISKLGGIAKKGAGVAVAAVGAVTAALGAGVVAGVKYNASIESYQTSFEVMTGSAEKAAEVIDKLKKVGAETPFELPDLADTTQLLMNYGFSADEAMDKMMMLGDISQGSADKMSRIATAYGQMSSAGKVYLEDVKQMIEAGFNPLQEISESTGESMASLYDRISKGTISVDEITASMQRATSEGGKYFQSMEKQSQTFSGLISTLKDNAQQLLGEVVKPISDGLTESLLPAAISAIEQLTQGFEENGVSGMIQAAGNIVNGLFAGIMENAPLLISTGMELLNQFLLGIATGIPTLLTKGFEIVTQLTLGILQNLPQLITQGAAVITNFVNGLLSSLPSVLQSGVQMILRLVDGIINNLPAIISAAAQAIARFIASIASNLPQILSTGIKIIGELASGLIRAIPNLVGKIPQIISAIKDAFLSVDWLSVGVNIIKGIASGVASAAGQLVDAAVGAATDALNWVKSKLGIHSPSRVFRDQVGKNMALGIGVGFEDNIPYKDMEKQANKMVSRIQGAALGVTTSASPTASGYVASRSAVRTTDNGELLYAVDRLSRLANRPLEIINKIDSVETSRVLATPMEKQIEKNSSFRKMLGGDRN, encoded by the coding sequence ATGGGTTATGATGGCTCATTAAAATTTGACACGGAAATAAATGAATCTGGATTTAATTCCGGAATTTCCAAACTTGGTGGAATAGCCAAGAAAGGTGCAGGAGTGGCAGTTGCTGCGGTTGGTGCTGTGACGGCTGCGCTTGGAGCTGGTGTTGTAGCTGGAGTAAAATACAATGCATCCATAGAGTCTTATCAGACTTCATTCGAGGTTATGACCGGATCCGCAGAAAAAGCAGCGGAAGTAATCGACAAATTGAAGAAAGTAGGAGCGGAAACGCCGTTTGAACTTCCGGATTTAGCAGATACTACACAGCTGTTGATGAATTATGGTTTTAGTGCAGACGAAGCCATGGACAAAATGATGATGCTTGGCGATATCTCGCAAGGCTCAGCCGATAAGATGTCCAGAATTGCTACTGCTTACGGACAGATGTCCTCCGCTGGAAAAGTGTATCTGGAAGATGTTAAACAGATGATCGAAGCTGGTTTTAACCCACTGCAGGAGATTTCCGAGAGCACAGGGGAATCAATGGCGTCCTTGTATGACAGAATAAGCAAAGGGACAATCTCCGTGGATGAGATTACCGCATCCATGCAGAGAGCAACATCTGAGGGCGGTAAGTATTTCCAAAGCATGGAGAAGCAAAGCCAGACTTTTAGCGGTCTGATCTCCACATTAAAGGACAACGCACAACAGCTCTTAGGCGAAGTTGTTAAACCTATATCTGATGGACTCACGGAATCGTTATTACCTGCGGCGATCAGCGCGATTGAGCAGCTTACGCAAGGATTTGAGGAAAATGGCGTTTCCGGTATGATTCAGGCTGCCGGAAACATTGTAAATGGATTGTTTGCCGGAATAATGGAAAATGCTCCGCTGCTTATTTCTACTGGAATGGAACTGCTGAACCAGTTTCTGCTTGGAATTGCAACTGGGATTCCGACACTGCTCACCAAAGGCTTTGAGATTGTAACACAACTTACTCTTGGCATCCTGCAAAACCTCCCACAGTTGATTACGCAGGGAGCGGCGGTAATTACAAATTTTGTAAATGGACTCTTGTCATCACTTCCGTCAGTATTGCAATCCGGTGTCCAGATGATTTTACGTCTTGTGGATGGAATTATAAACAATCTACCGGCTATCATATCAGCTGCAGCTCAGGCGATAGCACGTTTTATAGCAAGCATTGCAAGTAATCTTCCACAGATTTTATCCACAGGAATTAAAATTATCGGAGAGTTAGCTTCTGGTTTGATTCGAGCAATACCGAACCTGGTTGGGAAAATACCACAGATCATCTCTGCGATAAAAGATGCTTTTTTGAGTGTAGATTGGCTCAGCGTTGGAGTTAACATCATAAAGGGCATTGCATCCGGTGTCGCTTCTGCGGCTGGACAGCTAGTAGATGCCGCTGTGGGCGCTGCTACAGATGCCTTGAATTGGGTTAAAAGCAAACTTGGGATCCATTCCCCATCCCGTGTATTTAGGGATCAGGTCGGGAAAAACATGGCTCTCGGTATCGGGGTTGGATTTGAGGATAATATCCCGTACAAAGACATGGAAAAACAGGCAAACAAGATGGTGTCCCGGATACAGGGAGCTGCTCTTGGTGTTACAACGTCTGCAAGCCCGACAGCAAGTGGATATGTTGCTTCCAGATCGGCAGTCAGAACGACAGATAATGGTGAGCTACTCTACGCGGTAGATCGATTATCCAGACTCGCAAACCGGCCGCTTGAAATTATCAATAAAATCGATTCCGTAGAGACATCCAGAGTACTCGCAACACCAATGGAAAAACAAATAGAAAAGAATTCTAGTTTTCGGAAGATGTTAGGAGGGGATAGAAATTGA
- a CDS encoding distal tail protein Dit: protein MSLSVKFDDQELGRYLSVLSGFSPFSGVNRESELLDGAESAKGEDFGYITYKSKTLEMPFEIKGDILASYDAIQKILNVTEPKRLVFGNYPDRYFYAVPDGNFDITQVAMFGKGTITWLIPDGVAYSTAEFTFDGVQEDGYQTITIKNNGTEWADVDYEITHQHENGFIGLVSQYGVIQLGKQEETDGENYEASEELFNGYSLFQDDRGTSYQNPENTTQGTLEVKNVAGYNVMALKGGQATSGYWNGGMKTLTIPVDSEGRRGAKNFYCYTQHWFETGLMGQTGAQTIAFLTRKNEVICSMSINKSDATGNTARIEWFAPGNTLLRREEFQPTAYEGNPFNLKMGCHNDFLKEGEKLRIFWYGSYMERNIPEIKDMECEKIQIWIGQWGDRNLTNQYVTHNYLKSIWFRKDNVEKYRDVPNRYRAGDVVSINGESTKVYVNGMPAKRDEIDGSNYPKVPPGTTEVQFCYSSFSAPPPQIKAKIREVYL from the coding sequence TTGAGCCTATCAGTAAAATTTGACGATCAGGAACTCGGGCGATACTTAAGTGTATTGTCCGGGTTCTCTCCGTTTAGCGGAGTAAATAGAGAGTCGGAACTCCTTGACGGAGCAGAAAGTGCAAAAGGAGAGGATTTTGGCTACATAACATATAAATCAAAGACGCTTGAAATGCCCTTTGAAATTAAAGGCGATATCTTGGCAAGCTATGACGCGATTCAGAAAATCCTGAACGTCACAGAGCCGAAAAGGCTTGTGTTTGGGAATTATCCGGATCGCTATTTTTATGCTGTCCCTGACGGTAATTTTGATATAACACAGGTTGCAATGTTTGGGAAAGGCACGATCACATGGCTCATTCCGGATGGGGTAGCGTACTCAACCGCAGAATTTACCTTTGACGGAGTACAGGAAGACGGCTACCAGACCATAACCATTAAAAACAACGGCACCGAATGGGCGGATGTGGACTATGAGATCACGCACCAGCACGAAAACGGCTTTATCGGACTGGTTAGTCAGTATGGAGTGATCCAGCTCGGCAAGCAAGAAGAGACAGACGGAGAGAATTACGAAGCATCTGAAGAACTGTTTAACGGTTATAGCTTGTTTCAGGACGATCGCGGCACCTCTTATCAGAATCCAGAAAATACCACACAGGGAACACTCGAAGTCAAGAATGTTGCCGGATATAACGTCATGGCATTAAAAGGTGGACAGGCAACATCCGGATACTGGAACGGTGGAATGAAAACCCTTACTATCCCGGTGGACAGCGAGGGCAGACGTGGAGCGAAGAACTTTTACTGTTACACCCAGCACTGGTTCGAGACTGGATTGATGGGACAGACGGGAGCACAGACTATTGCGTTTCTTACAAGGAAAAATGAAGTGATCTGCTCCATGTCTATTAACAAGAGTGATGCCACAGGTAATACGGCGCGTATCGAGTGGTTTGCCCCAGGGAACACCTTGCTCAGACGGGAAGAGTTCCAGCCGACAGCCTACGAGGGCAATCCGTTTAACCTAAAAATGGGATGCCACAACGACTTTTTAAAAGAGGGAGAAAAGCTGCGGATTTTCTGGTATGGAAGTTATATGGAGCGAAACATACCAGAGATTAAGGATATGGAATGCGAAAAAATCCAGATCTGGATCGGGCAGTGGGGAGACAGAAACCTCACGAACCAGTACGTCACGCACAATTATTTAAAAAGTATCTGGTTCCGCAAGGATAACGTGGAAAAATACAGAGATGTGCCGAACCGGTATCGTGCTGGAGATGTGGTGTCCATAAATGGAGAGAGTACAAAGGTCTATGTTAACGGGATGCCGGCAAAAAGAGATGAGATTGATGGATCTAATTATCCAAAAGTTCCGCCCGGAACAACGGAAGTACAGTTCTGCTACTCTTCTTTCTCTGCTCCGCCGCCACAGATTAAAGCAAAAATACGGGAGGTTTACTTGTAA
- a CDS encoding phage tail protein, translating to MDSIRIAILSANNTPIAFMDNAHKKSMHYWDDDLHEYLQGAANTYTFTVNAKHPDAEHVTVGNKVAFTYMGKSYYLNIVNTDQTEQTISATAWSLSFELINEDAGEYKAGRAMSFEEYLAVFDAERTLKLGLNEVSDKRITNEWTGTTTVLKRLFSLANVFSAEIEFETVLNRDYSLKEIVLNVYRKHSDTDSGVGEYRNDIVLRYGKGITGIRKTTDAEKLYTCIQPTGKDGLTINGLDKKEYDENGNIEYFTDGAIIRAPQARDRFPSNIVNKADAYILMRKEYDTDSKDKLYSMALSDLKTASEPVVTYEVDGYFDTNIGDTVRMQDQEWTPVLYLQARVSEQIRSLTNPKTAKTVFTNYKELTSEISDDLIKRMQDLISKNKVYTCSISTNNGIIFKNGIGSTTLTAYAYNNGVDVSGNLEIRWSKDGIEFYVGRSVTVNAEDVDTKAVYSFVATENGIRRGYYEVTITKVDDGAPGDPGKNGDDGKDGVGIESVTKYYLASEKSTGITVSSPGWTDTKQDMTETKKNLWSYDLIRYTNSTETKTTPVIIGVRGDNGETGDSGIIISPTPPENPKVGQLWQTASGEPIKRWDGSKWAIYYISVENLNVETLSAIAANLGTVTAGLIKSLDGHFFIQVNTGEIYSEDENGINSSAISKGVFVANGMDSGRHTSLSIFPTQIAQYFDGATISNLVNFKRDGIFVKNSGSYEMNISKATNYDSGKIKGPFASTNPSNYIQAELKRRGCVVTCKITALIQFPNTGSHGPFDELKIPVGYRPVVDIVETYSELVGTSVIGTGRYYITKDGGISIVTGKTDYCERIKTFTWITDD from the coding sequence ATGGACAGTATTAGAATTGCAATTTTAAGTGCAAATAACACGCCTATAGCATTTATGGATAATGCACACAAAAAGTCTATGCACTACTGGGATGATGATCTGCATGAGTATTTGCAGGGAGCGGCGAATACCTATACTTTTACGGTAAATGCAAAGCATCCAGACGCAGAACATGTTACAGTCGGAAACAAGGTGGCATTTACTTACATGGGTAAATCTTACTACTTAAATATTGTAAATACCGATCAGACGGAGCAGACGATTTCCGCTACGGCATGGTCACTGTCGTTTGAGCTTATTAACGAGGATGCTGGCGAATACAAAGCCGGAAGGGCAATGAGCTTTGAAGAGTACCTTGCCGTGTTTGACGCTGAGAGAACGCTTAAATTGGGACTCAATGAGGTGTCGGACAAACGGATTACCAACGAATGGACTGGCACAACGACCGTGTTAAAGAGATTATTTTCTCTGGCCAATGTTTTTTCTGCGGAGATCGAATTTGAGACAGTACTGAACAGAGACTACTCTTTAAAAGAGATTGTCCTAAATGTATATCGGAAACACTCCGATACAGACAGCGGAGTCGGAGAATACCGGAATGACATTGTACTGCGGTACGGGAAAGGAATTACCGGAATTCGAAAAACCACAGATGCCGAGAAGCTTTACACCTGCATCCAGCCGACCGGAAAGGACGGTCTGACAATCAATGGTCTTGACAAGAAAGAATACGATGAAAACGGCAATATCGAGTACTTTACAGACGGTGCGATCATCCGCGCACCACAGGCAAGGGACCGGTTCCCATCCAACATCGTAAATAAGGCTGATGCTTATATCCTGATGCGTAAAGAGTACGATACAGACAGCAAGGACAAGCTGTACAGCATGGCATTATCTGACCTCAAGACCGCATCCGAGCCAGTAGTAACCTACGAGGTGGACGGATATTTTGACACCAACATCGGGGATACGGTAAGGATGCAGGATCAGGAGTGGACACCAGTCCTTTATCTACAGGCAAGAGTATCAGAACAGATCAGGAGTCTTACCAATCCAAAAACTGCAAAGACGGTATTTACAAACTACAAAGAGCTTACATCCGAAATATCCGACGATCTCATCAAAAGGATGCAGGACTTGATTTCAAAAAATAAAGTCTACACCTGTTCCATCTCTACAAACAACGGCATTATCTTTAAAAACGGCATCGGCAGCACTACACTGACTGCCTACGCTTACAACAACGGTGTGGATGTGTCTGGAAATCTGGAAATCCGGTGGAGTAAAGATGGGATAGAGTTTTATGTAGGTAGGAGCGTGACAGTAAATGCAGAGGATGTGGATACCAAGGCGGTGTACTCTTTCGTGGCAACTGAAAATGGAATCCGGCGTGGATATTATGAGGTAACAATCACCAAGGTGGACGATGGAGCACCGGGAGATCCTGGAAAAAACGGGGATGACGGAAAGGACGGTGTAGGAATCGAGAGTGTGACCAAGTATTATCTGGCATCCGAAAAAAGCACGGGAATCACGGTATCCTCTCCGGGATGGACGGACACGAAGCAAGACATGACCGAAACCAAGAAAAACCTATGGAGCTACGACCTTATCCGGTACACCAATAGCACGGAAACCAAGACCACACCTGTGATTATCGGTGTACGTGGAGACAACGGAGAGACAGGGGATAGTGGAATTATCATATCTCCCACACCCCCGGAAAATCCAAAAGTTGGACAGCTCTGGCAGACAGCAAGTGGAGAGCCGATTAAAAGATGGGATGGAAGTAAATGGGCGATCTATTACATTTCTGTAGAAAATCTGAATGTAGAGACGCTAAGTGCGATTGCCGCAAACCTCGGAACTGTAACCGCTGGACTTATAAAGAGTCTGGACGGACACTTTTTTATCCAGGTAAATACCGGAGAGATCTACTCCGAAGATGAAAACGGGATAAACAGCTCTGCGATAAGCAAGGGCGTATTTGTAGCGAATGGGATGGACAGCGGCAGACACACAAGCTTGTCTATATTCCCAACGCAGATTGCGCAGTATTTTGACGGAGCCACCATTTCAAACCTTGTTAATTTTAAACGGGACGGTATATTTGTTAAAAACTCCGGATCATACGAAATGAACATATCTAAAGCAACAAATTATGACTCCGGAAAGATAAAAGGACCATTCGCCAGCACAAACCCATCCAACTATATACAGGCGGAGCTAAAAAGGAGAGGGTGCGTGGTTACATGTAAAATCACGGCACTTATACAATTTCCAAACACAGGATCGCACGGACCGTTCGACGAATTAAAGATCCCTGTAGGATATCGACCAGTCGTAGACATAGTAGAGACGTACAGCGAATTGGTTGGTACGTCAGTTATCGGGACTGGCAGGTATTACATTACAAAAGACGGAGGAATATCCATTGTAACTGGCAAGACAGACTACTGTGAGCGCATAAAGACATTTACATGGATTACGGATGACTAA